TGTGTATTATTCTTATAATAATTTTGGCCCGTCTTTTTATTCTTGTAAAATAGTTgcaatataaaattattttgaaattgatttcctaGAGGAAAGTTCATGTAAAAGTATTCTTAACAACAGGCTCCGTTagttataaaaataattaaaaacattTTATTGGAAAATGACTTTTTAATTCCCCTTTGTGTTGTTTAAGGATTGAATTTTTTTATGTGAAAAAAAACTAATATCTTGTAAAGAAGAAGTTCCACATTTTCCTCTCCAACCATCCATCATCTATTTTAACATACAAAAGAAAGAAAACCTTTTTACAAATGTGAGataaaaaattaattcataaataaaAGATGGGAAAATTAGTTGTACGGAGATTTGTTGTAGAAGATAAATGTGGGGCTGAGGGAGGTTTCTTCCCAAGGAGCAAAGTGACGGATTCCTTCTTAAAGCTGGGGTACGTTAACTTATACACATCACACATGTACCACCATCTTCTATTCAATTACCTATTTTGCTACTTTATCCTTTCAGTTGATAAACCCTTAAGTACTGATAAAACACGTATTGGATTCATGGACACTCAAATAATCAATTTCATCTTTCCCTCAAAAAAGTATAATTTAATCAAATTCATCTATGGTTGGTTAGGAACATTCCTAATTCTTCTTAATATTTTATATTCATTATTTTCTGACAAGTTTAACTCGTATTACACTATTACTCGTGTCTCCACACAATTACAAATCTTTTACTTGTGCTggaaaaatagacttaaaatttACTATCATTTtcgtataaaatttaaaatttaagtgTGGATAATTGACCCCACAATTATACCTGCCCGGTCTACATTTCACAATTCGTATCATCTAATGACTTAATAAGAGAATTATAATCTATATTTATCAACCTTGTATTTTAGAATATGTATGTATGCGCTATGATGTTTAGTTTAAGCATTTAAGGTGTTCATGTACTTCACTTTGTCCATTTTAAATACTAATTAAGAATTTGccctttaaaaaaataaaaattactaaCTAAGACAAGAATCACTACGGATTAGTTTCTTAAACTTAATTTGTATGCATGCATATCCTGAAAAGTCATGAAATTGTGAGCGTAGGAGCTAATCATACACTCACACATATAGTACACTTTACCAATCATACATGTATTGATGTATTCTGAGTCaatttaattaaacaattaaatagGTTAACTATATAATATGTGCCTACCCTTATTTAAAGAGCTATACATCAATGATCATCAATTATCAACATAAATTATTACGTATGAGTAACAAGATGAAagatgaaaaacaaaaacataactAATTAGACAAAGAAATTAAGAATGATACCTCTTTGAGTTTACCAGCATAAACTTCCCCAGCTAAAACCCTTTCACCAAACAATGACACCGCCTCTTTCACGGATCTAAACGGAGCTCGTGTATCAATCTCCGCCCTGCTATTCAACACCACCACCCCATCTCCGCTGCCCGCCATTCGCAGCACGGCGCCAAACCAGAACGACAGAAATAGAGAAAGAGAGATAGAATAGGTAACACTAATATAACAACATGCAGGAACAATAATgtgtatttatttatatatatacgtTGATGTATGTTCTTCTTTAATTTATAGTGTGGTAGTAGATGCTTAGAAGATATTTGGTTAAGGTaattcataatttaatgaaataaatGGTACAAAATAATGAAAAAGGCTTCTTTTCTTGGCGTCCACTTCACTAGAATTCTGTTAGTAAAATACAAGTACCATTTTAGGAAGGTGTAAGTTGTGAGTAAACTAGTTGGGTTGGGTAATGTAGGTTTATGCAATTGGTTTGTTTCCACAGTACTAACTCATTATTTTAGGATATTTTAATGTTAGTTTCTGGGACCCACTTAGATTTGGTTAGCACCACACGTAGACCACGACCTTTTACCTAGATAAAAATGTAACTTAATCAacccttttttatattttaccaAGTATTAAGTATATGATGATGTTGGAATGATTAGTTTTTGATGTGAAATTGCTTTCTACGGAGTACAGATACTTGCCTCCTTCTTGTCACGTAATACCTCCGTTTTATAAATACTAGTCTTTGGTCCCCAAGATATAAAAATCTCTTATGTAAATAAGCTTACGTAAAAAATCGATCCTAAAAACTTTATTGCACTACGTCATGTAAAAGACGAGCATTAAGAATTTATGAAAACGCAATATTAGAAACTTTTTGATAAAGTTAGATTTACAATATAACAATATAACCATAAATACATTTACAATGTAGGTCGTTGAAATTTTGAGGCATATATGATACATATGTGATACAATTAACATCCCGAAACGAAAATGTGTGAACTCCAACTTGCAACACAATTATTGAGAATTACATCCGACAATTTCCTATTGTGCATGTCATGGTACTAAAGGAGATCGATTCTTCAAAAGAGGAACAACTTCCATCACAAAGTCGGATGCATCAATAAAATCCTatatgccaagccaccccagttatagctcgaaacagctctcaagtccctcagaacGGACAGGAAccggatgtgcacccgactgttcctactcgggaccatcactctactcaccaaggctaggaggaaaAGCCTGACCCTCTGCTCTGCGGATACACCCACACCGCATATAGCCTCCAcgatcaccgtcacagaagcatgggcatcgtcatctgacaagtcaacaacagggccaagcaagtccctggcagcggcagagcgccacgttagctccggatcaaaggtcacgttcctctcagaaaaaggaagacccgtgatcttagcaaactcaaagggggtaatggtgatctccccccatgccatgtggaaagtattggtggtatcccaccaccgctccgacaaagcccacagtcggggtttgatccccgttctcctcgaagagcctcccatggtacgccagaagtcggccaggcccgtctgcgaccaaatctccatggcctcctcatcagcacgaatagctttaaaagccctctgaacctccaccaaggaccaggaagtacgaaacggctttccatcggcctacaggtgaacgagttaactccaaacctatacaaatacaagatacaaattcaaagcacaatacaagactcaccatgccagcgcgaggccgctgagacaagtgccactctggccgaaacaccaggtcggaaggactCCAACAAGTACCACTAAAAGTAGGCGCATCCCGGGGAATCATACCCCCGTTGGGCGCGTTTATGGCAGCCTCTTCATCATCTgaagcgtcctcctcagcagctcgaactacCGAcaattcggcgagcttcctccgagtgtgacgaggcatactgaatcaagtggagtacaaggtatcaaaattctaaactgggggctatcctatactagcctaaacaaagtcaaaaaattcaagacgaatccccagtggacctctagttcaaggtacaagttcaacaccaacgcctaggctacccatgccaaagcaggtatacaagttcaacaccaacgcctagactacccacgccaaagcaggtatacaagttcaaacaccaacgcctaggctatccatgccaaagcaggtatacaaattccacaacaacgcctaggctatccatgtcgaagccgatacaaaaagtatacattcaagaaaactttcaaaaattcaaaactacaagttccaacagttcaaattcaagtggctatcaaatagtcttctacaagattcaaaaagcttaagcatacaagcatcatttcaaagtacgagaaaatcaaaattacatgcaatcctagagttatttcataagcaaaaacatgaaatacttacatggataaggcaagaacaagaccaagggaagacaattcgacctttgagagagaaagagagcaagaaagcaagatgttgctcctcaaaatggcacggcaaggggcacttatatagtgcagccccgCGCCACACGCAgccccagcgcccagcgctgcccccCTGCATCCGCGAATCTTCaacgcgcggtctcccgtgctgattgcacgtcctttgctgctacggtcttccgcaccaagcatcaaacatcgcatcaggccatccatcgaaaatacgggtatacacctgtatctccaagtgcaaacagatgcatatttcaagaatacaaagtccaaaaaatacaacgactcaggcgttcaactcccaacggacccaagctccgggaaagtcagtcgaaattccaaattttaagggccagcaaaaagctcttatccccagcaaagcacatccccaacggattaactccgggtattcaaaaattcaagattcaaaattttcgatgccaagcttcgtcctgaactgaaggccgaaaaatacaagtacaaactggagtcatcaccaaccgcaccgaggtaaactctatccttttttctaacgcctgttttatgcaggtaccggcgtaaaaagagtggtctcgattgtagaacatcttgatcattctccgtccctttcgaaatactttgacttgcgctttcctaaccgaacgctcagtcaaagtgggggcttctgtagacacctaatttgtgtctcccctttgggatgatgacgataccattatccttattaggtgattggaataactccaggcggaaatcccaattgctaagaatgcttccaaaattcaagatccaaaatccaacccccgagaccgtttccctttcggttctcggtacaaaatacaactttccaaatccaatttcaaaatccaagaacaaactcatctagtagaccatcccattggttttactaggccttttccactcaaaatcatataaggcaagtcaaattcgggcgccgacccacaaaaccgagcatgcagggccccgtcccgtaaaaccggaattcaaaacccgagaaaggcttgtttttagacgctaaatgatgccttaacctccaagaaaatacaaaactccaaacctagtactattcgtacaacaggtgcaacactacaagacgaaacaaggacggattccccgtccttgctttggcggcattcaagccacgtcaccagcgcccagcgctggtccaACGCCCTGCGCTGACATGTGCTAgcgccttgcacccattccttctataaatacccctcattttcagcataatgaggaggagaacaacaatacaacgtcgtaatttcgacattacgcctcaaaatacaactcaaaatctcctcaaaaacacatacaaaattcctaaattccaaagcaattgggagctcttgcctaaaccta
This Spinacia oleracea cultivar Varoflay chromosome 6, BTI_SOV_V1, whole genome shotgun sequence DNA region includes the following protein-coding sequences:
- the LOC130462479 gene encoding uncharacterized protein isoform X2; this encodes MPPKATTRGESSDEGDSASRTDLQNLSMPRHTRRKLAELSVVRAAEEDASDDEEAAINAPNGGMIPRDAPTFSGTCWSPSDLVFRPEWHLSQRPRAGMADGKPFRTSWSLVEVQRAFKAIRADEEAMEIWSQTGLADFWRTMGGSSRRTGIKPRLWALSERWWDTTNTFHMAWGEITITPFEFAKITGLPFSERNVTFDPELTWRSAAARDLLGPVVDLSDDDAHASVTVIVEAICGVGVSAEQRVRLFLLALVSRVMVPSRNSRVHIRFLSVLRDLRAVSSYNWGGLAYRILLMHPTL
- the LOC130462479 gene encoding uncharacterized protein isoform X1; amino-acid sequence: MDGLMRCLMLGAEDRSSKGRAISTGDRALKIRGCRGAALGAGAACGAGLHYISAPCRAILRSNILLSCSLSLSKVELSSLGLVLALSIMPRHTRRKLAELSVVRAAEEDASDDEEAAINAPNGGMIPRDAPTFSGTCWSPSDLVFRPEWHLSQRPRAGMADGKPFRTSWSLVEVQRAFKAIRADEEAMEIWSQTGLADFWRTMGGSSRRTGIKPRLWALSERWWDTTNTFHMAWGEITITPFEFAKITGLPFSERNVTFDPELTWRSAAARDLLGPVVDLSDDDAHASVTVIVEAICGVGVSAEQRVRLFLLALVSRVMVPSRNSRVHIRFLSVLRDLRAVSSYNWGGLAYRILLMHPTL